The genomic DNA GGATGACGGCGCGCGTAGGTGGGAATGAGTGTCTTGATGAGTTTTACACAGTCTTTTCCCGATGCATGCGCGATTTAGGAACACCGGTTTATGGGAAAGGATTTTTTGCAAAAATTCTCGAGGTGTTTCCCAAGGAGACGCGCATCTGCATTGTTTCTCACGGCGAGACACCAGTTGCCGCAGGCTTTCTATATGGGTTCCGTTCTTCGCTGGAGATTCCGTGGGCCGCATCCGACAAGCGTTTTAACAAGCTGTCTCCCAACATGTTGCTCTACGGCACGGTGTTGGAATTCGCCTGTCAGCAAGGATTTCAGGTGTTTGATTTTGGGCGTTCGAGTCCCGACAGCGGAACGTATCGATTCAAAGAGCAATGGGGAGCTCAGCCACACCAGCTGTATTGGTACTATTGGATGAAAGACGGGCGTGCGGTTCCCCAGCTCAATCCGCAGAATCCAAAATATGCTCTGGCAATTGGTTTATGGCAGAAATTACCTGTGTCGGTCGCGAATCTTATAGGCCCTCACATTGTGAAGCATCTTCCATGAAAGTTCAGCGAACGCTTCCTCCGTCAGCTGCGCCTATCGAATGGCAAGACCTCTTGCAGGGGCTGCT from Nitrospira sp. ND1 includes the following:
- a CDS encoding FemAB family XrtA/PEP-CTERM system-associated protein; the encoded protein is MSTMDASILGRTDAEILAWESYVLGSSIATGYHQAGWRRVIEEAFGHPTYYLKVQGQDGVVQGVLPLVLLASRGFGRFLVSLPFVNYGGVVASSAEAYRLLEARAVEHARELNADHIELRHQAMLVTSWVATERKVSMRLPLPSSYEQLVKGFPSKLRSQVRRAQKEGMTARVGGNECLDEFYTVFSRCMRDLGTPVYGKGFFAKILEVFPKETRICIVSHGETPVAAGFLYGFRSSLEIPWAASDKRFNKLSPNMLLYGTVLEFACQQGFQVFDFGRSSPDSGTYRFKEQWGAQPHQLYWYYWMKDGRAVPQLNPQNPKYALAIGLWQKLPVSVANLIGPHIVKHLP